The segment CATCGCGTCGATCACCTGGGACACGAACGACGGCTCCACGCGCGGCCGTCCGATGCCCTCGATGCGCGACGCGGTCTGGGAGGTCAGGGTCCCGTCACCGGTCCGGTAGGCGGGCAGGAAGACGGAGTTCTCGACGTCGACGACGGCGAGCCGAGTCGGATGCTGCCGGTACCGGATGTATCGGCCGAAGGTCGCCGACGTGCCGCCGGTGCCCGCGCCGACGACGATCCACTCCGGGACCGGATGCCGTTCGGCCTCCATCTGCTCGAAGACGGACTCGGCGATGTTGTTGTTCCCGCGCCAGTCGGTGGCGCGTTCGGCCATCGTGAACTGGTCGATGAAGTGGCCGCCCAGTTCTGTTTCGAGCTGCTGCGCGACGGTGTAGATCTCGGACGGAGAGTCCACGAAGTGGCAGACGCCGCCCTGGGCCTCGATGAGCCGAGTCTTGGCAGGCGACGTCCCCGACACCATCACCGCGATGAACGAGACGCCGATCAGCTTCGCGAAGTAGGCCTCGGAGACGGCCGTCGACCCCGACGACGCCTCGATGACCGTAGTGTCCTTGCGAATCCATCCGTTGCAGAGGCCGTACAGGAACAACGACCGCGCCAGCCGATGCTTCAGCGAACCGGTGGGGTGCGTCGACTCGTCCTTGAGGTACAGGTCGATGCCGTCGCCGCGAGAGGCCCAGTCGGGCAGGTCGACCTTCAGCAGGTGCGTGTCCGCACTGCGACGGGCGTCCGCCTCGATGAGCCGAACCGCCCGGCTCGACCAGTCGCGGTCGACGGCGTGCTCCACCATCCGGCTCGTCACGGTCAGTCCTCGCCGCGCAGGCGCGCCTGCAGGTCGTCGCGCTGCGCCGAACGCTTGGCGTCGATCTGCGCGATCTGGTCGTTCACCCGCAGCCGCAGCGACTTGAAGATCACGAGGCTGAGCGGCAGAGCGATCAGCACACCGAAGACGGCGGCGACGAGCGGCGGAACCGTGACCCCGAACGCCTGCCCGCCGAAGTAGACGGCGAGGGCGAGCACGACGACGAGGCCGATGCGCGCGACCGAGTAGATGACCACCGCAAGAATGAGACTCCCCATCGTCGCGGGAGCGTGGTCGGCGGACTGCTGAGCGTCCGGCTGTTCAACTGTCATACCGACAAGGGTACTGGCGAGCAGCCAGGACCTGCGAATACACCGTTCAGAGGACATCTTCGGACAGGGAGAGCAAGCGGCCGAATCAGACCTAATCCAACATTACGGACTCTTTACCAACCCCTGACTGTTCGAGCAACCAGCACATATGCGTGTACATGTGGTGTGTACCGGGCGAAACCGCCCTGTGACTCGATCAGTAACCGAAGGGGAGAGAAAATGACCATCGCTGATAACTCCACCGAAACGGGCCTCATCACGCCCGCGCTCGCCACCCAGCACAACCTGACCCCCGGCCAGGTCGCCGCGATGTTCAACGTCAACCCGAAGACGGTGGCCCGCTGGGCCTCCTCCGGCGTTCTCAAGTCCATCCGCACCCCGGGCGGCCACCGTCGGTTCCGCGAAGCGGATGTGGTCGAGCTGCTCAACCGTTCCTGAGCCTTTACGCGTCTTCGTCCGTCAGACCGACGGCGACGCGAAACACTGTTTCCTCGGCAGTCCTCGCTCCTCGGCTAGGCCGTGTTGCGAAAGTCCACTGCCTTGGATCGGTGGATCCGATGGACGGCTGGCAAGGCGGAGGAGGGAGGCATAGCGGTAGCTATGTCGACCGACGACAACGCAGCCAGGCGTTCATCGGGCCGCCGAGACAGGCAAAGG is part of the Gordonia phthalatica genome and harbors:
- a CDS encoding PLP-dependent cysteine synthase family protein; the protein is MVEHAVDRDWSSRAVRLIEADARRSADTHLLKVDLPDWASRGDGIDLYLKDESTHPTGSLKHRLARSLFLYGLCNGWIRKDTTVIEASSGSTAVSEAYFAKLIGVSFIAVMVSGTSPAKTRLIEAQGGVCHFVDSPSEIYTVAQQLETELGGHFIDQFTMAERATDWRGNNNIAESVFEQMEAERHPVPEWIVVGAGTGGTSATFGRYIRYRQHPTRLAVVDVENSVFLPAYRTGDGTLTSQTASRIEGIGRPRVEPSFVSQVIDAMVPVPDAASVAAMRFLSQRIGRRVGGSTGTNFWGVCTVIADMLERGRGGSVVSLLCDSGNRYDHTYFNDDWVAEQKLDLAPHTAALENFFATGVWPE
- a CDS encoding DUF4229 domain-containing protein, which encodes MTVEQPDAQQSADHAPATMGSLILAVVIYSVARIGLVVVLALAVYFGGQAFGVTVPPLVAAVFGVLIALPLSLVIFKSLRLRVNDQIAQIDAKRSAQRDDLQARLRGED
- a CDS encoding BldC family transcriptional regulator, which translates into the protein MTIADNSTETGLITPALATQHNLTPGQVAAMFNVNPKTVARWASSGVLKSIRTPGGHRRFREADVVELLNRS